tttgttaaaaaaaaaaaaaaagctctataAACTATAGCCtttagcttctgctaactgtcatacACGTTCACGAGAGTTGCGTTGCAGTGGATGACATGGCGCAAGCCCTGGTGAGAACATGCTAGTATCTTGAGAACCAAGTTTTCACCTAGCAATCCAGACAGCGGAGTGTGGAATGGTGTTTTAATGAGGGTAGCCTACTTTGGTCATTGTAAGTTCTTATTGGAAAAACTTTTCTTTCTTGCCTTTTGCAGTCTTCCTTGAGAATCACTCCATCTGTGCCATTCCTCATGTCCAGTATGCAAAGAGATCCTCTCAAGCTAGCTCTGGGCTCTCGTTTGGACCACAGCAGCTCACCTCTCACCCCGCCACCCAGTGCCACCCCAACTGGTGGTCTGTCCCATCGCTGGCCTGGTGCCTCCATCTGGCCCAACTGGGACCTTATGAAGACTCCTGAGAGCCCCTTCAGCATTGAAAGAGAGGCCTGGCTTCACAGACAGGCAGCTTGTATGGCATTCATATTCCCCCACCCCTTCACCCTCCCACTGAAACCACTGAATCTTCCTTAACTTGCCTTGAATGGATTTGCTCAACCCTGATTCTGCTGTTCATTGTACAGTTTTTAAGCAATACATGGTGCAGGTGTATTGCTCTTGTTGTGCTCATTTTGTGAATGTGTTCCACAGCAATCAATGAAGCTACCTTCACATGGAGTGGACAGTTGCCCCCCAGACACTACCAAAATCCCATTTACTCCTGCAAGGTCTTTTTAGGAGGCGTTCCCTGGGACATCACTGAAGGTAGAAGAAAGTCTTGTCCTTATGAAAACTAAGTTCGTAACCTGTATGCACTGAATACTCCTTGCTAATTCTGTGTGAACTTTGCATTGATGcaacaaatacttaaaatggTAGTCtgctgtattaaattatttattggcGTTTTAAGTGGTTAAAAGGCAAATATGGACCATTTTGTGCAATTTGCTGCATGGTCTCCACTTTTTACTGTGTGTAGTATGTGTGCTGTTTATCCGATTCTGATTTTCACAATTTAcactaacatttaaaagtttgtggtctgtaaagatgcattaaatttatcaagTGACAAAAGAATTTGTTATAAGAGATTCCgttgaaatgctttgtttttctcatgactcttaatttaaaaaaaaaaaaaaaaagcctttgtcACTTCTACAAAATTAACTTTTCAACATTGGTTCTTAAgcagtaaatgttttctgaagcatcatgtgacctGAAAGGCTGgtgtaatggctgctaaaaattcatttttgccgtcacaggaataaattcatcttaaaatggataaaataaaacttgttttttgtaTGAACTCTTGGTTTGTCACCTGACGATCTCTAAGCTGCACCACTAGGTGCTCTAATATAGAATGGTTAAATTAGTAGTTAAATAGTAGTTATTTCATATTACCGTTATTGTATGTAATCAGTTTAATCTTGGTGAACATGAGACTCTTCAGAAACCTAAATCTTACTAATTCCAGATATGCCATAGCCCTGTTTGCTTCTAGACTAATGGCTTTTCTATTTCTGTCCCCAGCTGGTttgataaatacttttaaatgctATGGCCCTCTGAGTGTGGAGTGGCCGGGTAAGGATGGCAAGCACCCTCGCTGCCCTCCGAAAGGTAATATGCCCAAAGGTAATGCTGAAAGGGTAggaaacttattttattacagcACTGTGGTGGGATGGTGCGGATAATGGCATTCAACTACTTGGTGACTACAGAAACCCTTCCTTCGTACACGTGGTGGTATTTGATTCTGAGAATTaagttttaaacttttgaagagGTTCATAcccaaatttgttttgtttttttttttttttttttttttttttgtgtaatccACATTTGGGAAGATGGCAGTAAGATTGTTGAATTTGGTAATCTTTTGGTCATGTGACTTTTCTCCCCTAGGTTACGTGTACTTGGTGTTTGAATCGGACAAGTCTGTGCGTGCCTTGCTACAGGACTGCACTGAGGACCTGCTCCATCCTGAGGGCTACAGCGAGTATTACTTCAAAATGTCCAGCAGAAGGATGCGCTGCAAAGATGTAAGATGGGCTTTAAGGGCAGATTTGGTGTCATTTGGACATGCAGAAAAATATTGACCTGCTTCCAGGATAATCTTGCATTTTAATTGGCTCTAAATCTGCATGTATGATTTGTACTTCAAGATTTTGTTTCTTAATCTTAAAAGTCTGAGAAATACTCCCCTGTCTTTATTTGGACCCTCAGGCACAGGTGATCCCTTGGGTGATTTCAGACAGTAACTATGTGAGTTGCCCCTCTCAGAGGCTGGACCCTAGGAACACTGTGTTTGTAGGAGCTCTGCATGGCATGCTCAACGCTGAGGCCCTGGCCAGCATCATGAACGATCTGTTTGGAGGGGTTGTGTATGCGGGCATCGACACGGACAAGCACAAGTACCCCATTGGtgagaataattttttttttattttattatttatttatttttttttaattgatttaataacGGTTACTTTTTGATACTggggtttatttttttatttatttatttatttattttaccccCCCCCTCTCCCAGGATCTGGACGTGTAACCTTTAACAACCAGCGCAGTTATCTGAAAGCTGTGAGTGCTGCATTTGTTGAGATAAAGACGCCCAAATTTACGAAGAAGGTAAAGTGGAACTTTGAAACCCATTTGTTTTACACAGTTATGGGTCATATACACATCAAGTTCAGagtctatatgtgaccctggaccacaaaaccataagggtcaattatgcatcatctaaaagctggataaataagctttccatgtatggtttgttaggatagggcaatatttggtggagataaaactatttgaaaatgtggaatctgagggtgcagaaaaaaatcaaaatattgaggaaatacttatgcatattactaatccaatgaagttttgatatttacggtaggaaatgcactatcttcatggaacagGATCTCTACTGAATATCCTGATGTTTGGCATGAAGGAAAActcaattttgacccatacaatgttttgtttagctattgctacaaatatacccatgctacgtAAGAAtagttttgtggcccagggtcacacatGGTCTCACATGGTCCCTTGAGTTCAGGTGGCACTTCATTTGCTGACGTCTGCCTGGCAGTGAGATTAGCATTTCTAGTATTATGATGGTATGCCACTCCATACATCTTATTTGTCTTTATGGGAATGGTCTTCTTCCTCTAGGTTCAGATTGACCCATACTTGGAGGATGCCATCTGTCAATCATGCAGTCGTGAGCCTGGGCCATTCTTTTGCAGGGACAAGGTGAGGTTTTTATTAACCCCTCCCCCCAACTTCATTTCAACAGAGTGCTGTATAATGAAcgtctcttcctctctctttccACAGACCTGCTTCAAATACTACTGTCGCTCCTGCTGGCATAGACAGCACTCCATGGACATCCTCAGTAACCACCGCCCTCTGATGCGAAACCAGAAGAAGCGGGACGCCAACTGAAACCACGCATGGCAGCACGATGCCTCAGCCTGGATGTCCATTGCGCCTGCTCCCCTCGGGGAACCGCTCCAGAGTTGGCCCCCCCTTCAAAAGGCCCTCCCAGGAGTTGGGGCATGGGGAAACACTGTAGAAAGTTCACTGTTGCACTTTCTTTTTAGTTTGGCTTGTTCACTTTGGCACTGTACACAGTGAGAGATGGGTTAGCTGGGGCCCATGGATGGGAAGACCCAGAGTTTTTGAACCAAGTTGAGATTCAGGCCATGGTTGaagggtgtttttttgtttttttttttttttttttttttttttttttttttccccccccttTTATATAGGTTGCTATTTTGTTTTGGTAAATCATTCTAAAGTCTCATTGTTTAACAGATGGAAGCCATACAGTGCCTTTAATTGGTTTTCCCTTTCCACACTAGCTGCTTTTTTCTGGCACTTTTTTTGCcagtgttttttacttttttgagaTGCAACTACAAAAGCCAGATTTTCATCATGACatttttcacagttttagtTTTCATAAATTTTTACATGAAACAGTTTTAAGGTATGGCATGGAAAAGGTTGAATAGCAATCTACCTGGCGGATTTTTAATTTTgcgcatttttttttctttttgttttccctCCATGTTTTTGGAGTGCATATTTGCCTTATCAGTGTTCTGTTTGGTAGAACAAGAGGTTTGCGCATAACCCTGCAGATCTATTTGCCAATCCAGTTCAATTTCAGTGCGTGCCTCCACTAGGCATTGCTTTTACTGCTCTCGATCAGATTTCAAACCAACTTGATGTATTAATCCTGAAATGAGAATGGCCATCGACTGCACGTagttttattgcactttttaaTTTGCACTTTGTAAAGGGGTAGGTTTTTAATCACTTATAATTATACATCAGCAGGTGTTGTGGGTGTGAGCCCAAATGGCTGCTTGTGGAATTTAAAACCATAGACTTCCCTTGAATGTACCAAGAGCCTTAGCAGACTAAATGCAAATGTCACTTTAATCATCCTCTGCTGAATGTCTGAATGGTTAACATTACTTTCAGAACTAAGACTGTCTTCTCTTTTCTCACCATATGCATTCCATGCAGAGCTATTTCCCAAGCTCCTCTGTCATTCTACCTCATTGTTGTCTGCCAAGTTTGCTTACAAAGGTGAAGTTTGAATTTTTGACTGGGCACAATAAAGGTGTTTAAGCATTACTCGTGCTGTGTgactcttatttatttttatatacttttattatatataaatactttttttttttttttattttttttatttatttttttttttttttaaatgttcaagtTTTAAATTTTGCACGTTCAAACATTACTTATTACAATGTTGAAGTTGTTACAACATAAAATTGAGCCTTTTTAATGAGTTTCACATCAGTTACTCCAAGTATCAGTTTTGAAAACGGTTTTGCTGTTTTGAGCAAaaagttttacctttttaagttgtagtttaaatgcagcctcaaatggctcgattacagctgaggaagaagggtcttatctagcgaaacaatggtggtgttttttttttttttattatttttttttttttaataaaatgacaatttagtttcttaacctcaaatgcttgcctcgtctctgtgatgcacatgcatagtctgtgtaatctgggcagagttgccaggttttcacaccaaaacccacccaattgctactcaataCTAAAGGTGAGTTCACGCCATGACATTACTGGAGTCGCTTTTACCCGCGGACATCAAAATCTACCTGCGGC
The sequence above is a segment of the Labeo rohita strain BAU-BD-2019 chromosome 7, IGBB_LRoh.1.0, whole genome shotgun sequence genome. Coding sequences within it:
- the cpeb1b gene encoding cytoplasmic polyadenylation element-binding protein 1 isoform X2; protein product: MAFSLSDNPRLLNCLDSDIPALSTCSNADTFSRMNTMLGNSLDLSGVCTTPTAKCKRDPFNDRPDSDLSAVRSRMLFPSGGQDSSRGLPDVNNWGLGLQSLSLSDWERPWSSHDTDPSAQTNTASLQGILGTPSQLTNKLPSFSESSIGASDFLEKFPGMARLNSQSFLDSHSISPVDSETSGFSSGSDHLSDLLSSLRITPSVPFLMSSMQRDPLKLALGSRLDHSSSPLTPPPSATPTGGLSHRWPGASIWPNWDLMKTPESPFSIEREAWLHRQAASINEATFTWSGQLPPRHYQNPIYSCKVFLGGVPWDITEAGLINTFKCYGPLSVEWPGKDGKHPRCPPKGYVYLVFESDKSVRALLQDCTEDLLHPEGYSEYYFKMSSRRMRCKDAQVIPWVISDSNYVSCPSQRLDPRNTVFVGALHGMLNAEALASIMNDLFGGVVYAGIDTDKHKYPIGSGRVTFNNQRSYLKAVSAAFVEIKTPKFTKKVQIDPYLEDAICQSCSREPGPFFCRDKTCFKYYCRSCWHRQHSMDILSNHRPLMRNQKKRDAN
- the cpeb1b gene encoding cytoplasmic polyadenylation element-binding protein 1 isoform X1; the encoded protein is MAFSLSDNPRLLNCLDSDIPALSTCSNADTFSRMNTMLGNSLDLSGVCTTPTAKCKRDPFNDRPDSDLSAVRSRMLFPSGGQDSSRGLPDVNNWGLGLQSLSLSDWERPWSSHDTDPSAQTNTASLQGILGTPSQLTNKLPSFSESSIGASDFLEKFPGMARLNSQSFLDSHSISPVDSETSGFSSGSDHLSDLLSSLRITPSVPFLMSSMQRDPLKLALGSRLDHSSSPLTPPPSATPTGGLSHRWPGASIWPNWDLMKTPESPFSIEREAWLHRQAASINEATFTWSGQLPPRHYQNPIYSCKVFLGGVPWDITEAGLINTFKCYGPLSVEWPGKDGKHPRCPPKGNMPKGYVYLVFESDKSVRALLQDCTEDLLHPEGYSEYYFKMSSRRMRCKDAQVIPWVISDSNYVSCPSQRLDPRNTVFVGALHGMLNAEALASIMNDLFGGVVYAGIDTDKHKYPIGSGRVTFNNQRSYLKAVSAAFVEIKTPKFTKKVQIDPYLEDAICQSCSREPGPFFCRDKTCFKYYCRSCWHRQHSMDILSNHRPLMRNQKKRDAN